Genomic window (Centroberyx gerrardi isolate f3 chromosome 9, fCenGer3.hap1.cur.20231027, whole genome shotgun sequence):
ATTAATTTTGACCCTGTTCATGGAAACTTGTAGGTCTGGAGTTAATTATTTAGCTATAGCTGGTGGTATAGCCAGGCAAGTTTCGgcgttttggtggcaaatgacaGATGCAGGGATTTTATACGTTAAGATTTAGTGAACATATAAACGTCCTAAACGTTGTCTAACGTCAAATTAAATCTTACCGTGTCCTTGTACTGGCTCACAGCTCGCACGGCTCGCTGCAGGCTCTCAGCTCTTCGGTTTCTCGCTTTCAGGATTTTATTTTGGACTTTTTggtggctgaacctcttcaccaccagGACCAGCGCTCCCATCCCGCAGGCAGCAGCCGTTAGTATCACTGTCCAGTTGAGCAGCTCCGCTCCCGGCAGAAGTGGCTTTGTATTTTCCATGATACTGTAACTCTCCTGTCAGACTCAAGCTAAGCAGTTAGCTAACCGGCTAGCAAGAACAGACTGTCCGCAGTTGAAGTAGCTAGCTCGATGTCAGATCATTTAAAAGCATCACAGGTAAAGTAGGCTGGGCTGGCGCGGCATTTTTGCATATTCGTCGCGGATTTGGGTTCCTAACAATTGGGGGAAAGTGCTGTAAATGTTACAGCCTATTACCGGTGAACTCATACAGCTTGCTTGATGCAGTGCAACGAGAGATTGGTGGAGGGCGCTCGTGCCTTTTCAACTTCTGACGACCTGCTGCATCTGGTTTGACGGTTTCATTGTTGTGCAATCAAACTCGAGTATGATACAAAGTATGTTGCCGCCACATAACCCACATTTATACAAGACGTCTTTCATAATCATCTAACCAACAGAAATACTAGTCATTTTGCTTAAAACACCCATCAGTTTATCAAACAGAAGATAAtcaggtaacactttatttggacagtccaatgctgatactcaacttGCTAGTTGAATTAATTCCTGCTCAATTCCCCAttgtcaaataaaatgatttctcCTTTATAATTAACTGCACGAACAGGCATTTTTGCACAGCTAAAGCTATGAACTGTAACCCGCAATAAGGCCACTGCAATAAAATCTTGTAAAAACTGTATTTGATCCTTAGCAGCCCACAAGCAACTGCAGCCACTACAGATAGGCTTTATATGGAAATGCAGCCAGTCGTGTTTAAATAAACTGTGTGATAACATTTGATTTCAAACATCAAACGCTGACATGATCACTTTACAATCTCATACTTGTTTTATAGGTATAAAATATGGACACATGACACAAGGTAAGTGGTTTTCAAGCCATCCAATTTAATGAAATGCTGACACAACCTTGTTTCAATACTTAATTTACAATTTGTTCACATAAGCAGATACAGTGTGCACTTTAAATTACAACATACAGCAGATCCATATATGTGGATCTTTTTAAAACCATGTTCTTCTTATGTTTCAGTATTTGAAGAATGCCATCAGCCAGTAGAGCAACAATCTGGAAGGACTTCATTTGACAGAATGGAAGAGTTTGTGCGCCACCTAGAGTGAAAGGGAAATAAGAGGCAATTCCGTAATACAAACATACTGGATGTGtaagacaaataattgtttgtcCCAAATTAGTGAGCCTCAGAAAGCTTTGCAATGGAACTCAAATCTGAACTCAAATCTTAATCACATCAAATAATATTAATCACATTACTCCTTGGTAGGAAAAATTATGCAGGCTTCAGGCAAAATATTCtgcaactggaaaaaaaaaacgttactAGGTGGTCTTTTTATATTTCAAACAGAGTATTATGTATTCCACAGCTAGATTTTTTGTTGGCCATTCCAAAAAGGACATTTGAAGCGGTCACAGTGCTGCTAAAGTCACTTTATATGGAGGTAACAGTAAATAAGAGTTCCCAGCTCAGAAAAATCACTCCGCGCTCAAAGAGGTAATTACAAGTTGGAAAATCTGGGCTCATAAATGGACCAGGCTTTCTCTTAGAAAACTTGGCACTACCCAATGCAATAGTGAGTCATAAAATTCTGCATATCATTCAAAACAACACCGTGTAGATTGCAAATTAAAGCAGGCAAGGATAAAACCTGAAACCTTTAACAATGACCAAGGCACATGATTAAGGAAATTTGTCTTTCAGAGAGGGTGAATCCTTCCACGGTAGTTCTTCTAAGGTCTGAGGTGAGAAGTTAACTCTACACAATAACCACCACACAGGGCTGCAAATACAGGGGTCAAAAAGGTTTAGGCCATTAATGTCACTACAAAAACATTCTAAGGCTAAATTTGGTTCAAAGGATAAACAGTTAAAGAACAGAGGGAATGAGCAGAGGACAAGTTCACCACTTTCATGAACACTTCTAAGTCATAAGTCGCTCCAACGAATATTCCCACatcacatgaacgcagcataaactACAGCCACATTCACAAGGGGAGGGGCGTAGTCGTAGAAGAGTGTGACATGGAGGGACAAAGACAGATGCAAAAGGAAAAAGATTGACAATTCGGTATCCTCAATTTTGACTGTCAAATCAAGTTTTCCCAGTCATATGATGGCCAATACCATTTGTAAATGAATGTTAATTAATAACAGCTACTTGATAATGTGTTTATTTCCTCATTCTGAAACTTGCTTTATGTTTGTTATTACTGTCTtattttaaaattaacaattacATATCTTCTTGTTTTATGGCTAACATTACCATGTCaaccacaaataaaaaaaacagcaagtaATTTAGTTAATATCAGCTATGACATGCCATTTTTATCtaaaaattatttcatttatttcacatttacccgcttattcctatttggggtcacagggggctggagcctatcccagcatgcactgagCGGAAGTCAATATAGTCTCCGATCGAGCTGACTAGCATgtttttggactgtgggaggaaacccacaccaACATGGGGagaaactccacacagaaaggaccacgGCCAAGATTCGAACACATGACCTCGTTGCTGTGATGCAACAGTGCTAACCATCGAGCCACTGTGCCGTGAGCCATGTCTAAAAATGATATGATAcattgaatttaaaataaatctttaattCCTTGCACTTGATTGCAGAAATTTGTGCCATCTTTCAAGTCCTTTGCTGATATTTCTACGTCAATGTCAAATTTAGATGCAAGTGCTTGTTACAAGTGGGAGGCATGTATTTTTAATCTTATTCGATGTCACTGCAGGTTTAGGTGCATTCTGAAACAAAGCATTTGATGAAATCTCACTTCATCAAGCCAATCAGTAAGCAAGTTAGAACAGATTATTTGCCGTTTCTCGTCAAATGTCCAAAGATCACCGAGGCTTCATGGGAATTAATTTGGGACCTACAGTGTTAGATGTCCTCTtgctttgttccaaaatgtacttaaacctgcaatgacATCACATGATGAGATTGAAAAAACCTGCGTCCTCTTCTATCAATCATTTGCATCTAAATTTGGTGCCAGCACAGAAATTTCAACCAAGGACTTGAAGGATCGCACCAATTTCTGCAATCAGGTGCACGgaatgaaagatttattttaaagtcatgtaattttcaaaatattatttttagacattttaaaatgacataTCACTGCTAATGTCAACTGAATTACTTGACTTGAATTACTGGTTGACATGCAAAAATCCATCTAAGacaatgttatttttatgtGGCCTTTCTAAATGGCAAGTCTTACATACCTCCTAGAACATCACTCAAGACCACGTCTGAATTGAACGAAGGATCCACAAAGCAGCtcatatttcaataaaatctcaggTTTTGTACCCGTTTATACTTGTTACAGGAAATGTGGTTTGTGAAGCTCCCTTGTAGTTATTCTTTTCATACAGGGTGACAATTTGAAAACCCCAATGAACCAGCCTTAATATAAAGGTTACAGGCAACCTAGTTGGGTGGTTAGTACGCTGAAAGTTGGGGAAAATTCAAAGACAATGAAGGAATAATAAGCCAAACACAATACTTTTTGAAATTTAGGTAAATAGGTTACATCGCTGGTTCGCCACGTGTTAGCTGGGTAATCTTGACTCTTGGCTCCATCGTGTTTGTTTACCGTTTTATGGTGAGTGTTGAATACCAGCAGATATTACACTTACACAGTGGTCCCGAGCATGGAGGAAGTCAAAGAGCTCCTCAGTGCAGTCCTCCTGAGTCGCAGACCGGGAGCCAACTCTGGTCTCACATTGCTCCAGTCGCTCTCGAGTGTGGACGCAATGCTCTGCGTCTTCACATTTCTGTCGCATTGTCTCAAGGGGATCCTAGGATAGAATATTCAACATTTAGTATTTGCCTTTGCACTTCTCCAACACCTTGTATGGATCAAAGAAGACTTATTTTCAGTATGGGAGGTTACAGTGGGGGCTACCTTGTTTTATCTATAGGGAACCACAAAATTGCAACCGCCCAACGTGGGGCTCGAACCCACGACCCTGAGATTAAGAGTCTCATGCTCTACCGACTGAGCTAGCCGGGCTTAGATTCAAACACAGGTTGACAGTCATCGGGTACTAATACAGAGGATCAATCATACTAATGTTAGTTGTTGCACATACCACCatatcttcctcttcctcctcctcttcttcttcctcctcctgacagtcacaaaaaaacattcagattCACCCGGTGATACCACCAGTTAGCTACTGCAACTACATGATTTACAATTTCACCGTCAGGCAAATTAACAGATCTATGTTAAACTGCAACTAGACGGTTATGGTTTGCTGCACAAATTACAAACAACATCCTCCTGAATGACGAAGACGAGTTAACATTGGCTAACACTAACATAAGCTAGCTGACGTTTACgttagctaatgctaatgctagctaagctatgactgactaactagctagctagctagctagctagctcacaTTACCAAACGTTATCATCAACATAGAATTAACTTGGTATCCGAAAAGGTGACTAACATCGTCGGGTTCTCCGTTCATGATCATTTTCTCTTCGAAAACCATGATTCTGATGCTCCTGTTCTAAGGTGACCGGCTGTCAAATCTTGGGTATTTGTGGAGGACGCAGCAGGTCACACAAGCTCACTGGACCGCTATCAAGTCAGCGAAAAAAAGCAAAGGACTTCCGGTaataaccttcaaaataaaacccttattgatGAACATTTGTTGCAACCGGTTGCAACGTTGTTTGAGTAATACTTGAGACTACATTTAAGAATgaaaatggtaaataaaaatgcaatttattttttccaaagtGTTGTTTTCACATTGTAGACATATGGGACTATGTGAGATGCAGTACACTATATGGCTGCCATAACGTCAGACACTTGCTCAAACTCAAAAGTTATAAGACTATGAGGGATATCTTGAAAAGGTGAATTTTAACCCATAGCAGGGCAATATAGCCCTCAGCCAATTGACATTCATAATCTTTCAATATGAATTTCCATGTAGTATAATCTTATTAGTTTTACAGATAGGGTTTTGATTCCATTGCTTTATTTCATTGGGATTTTTCTTCTGTACAATCCAAATCCTATTCTTTTTGTgacaatttttgttttattttgaaggcacaATCACCGGGCTTCCGGTCTAATTCTAGTTGTCTCCGGCTGTCTTGACGCAGCTAAAAAACTGGAATGCTGTCGTCACGGCACTTCCCTCTGTCGTCACCTGTCAACATTATGGAACTCTACTGCCACCACTTGCTTGGAAGGTGTGACTGCACCAGGATCACAAGAACATGGAGAGAAAACGTAAATAATTATGGCTGTAGAAGATAAAGTAAGTTGGAATGTGACGTGAAGTCAActtgaagaaagagaaaggaaattcATTGTTTTAACTGTATGGAGGAAGAAGCCCACAGGGAGGATAGAGATCTTAGTGGCTGCCAAACGGTTTCTGGATATGAATGATGCAGCAGGAAAAGAtcttcagaaaaaaagacagaatgaaTGGCAATGAAAGGGGGATTCCAATCAGTTTAAGAATTCATACATGTTATTTCCATGGTCTAGGAAAGATGAACCACTTTTTCCCAAAGCAGAAATCACCAGATTATTACCAGATTATTAACCTCAAACCTGTGATGTTGTCAAGATATaaaacctggagctgctctATTGCTGATTAGGAGGCTGATGCTGTAGATCCACAGTGTTCATTTGAGTGTTTACAGCCTGGACAAATGAGCTGTGCTCAATTACAGCTCTATTATTTCTAAACCAGAAAACATACCCAAATCCCTCTAATTGCTCTTCATTCTCTATGGAACAGCTCCTAATTTACATCCTGATGGCATCACTAGTTTACATTTCAGttttctggtttctggctttgggacaCAGATGCTcatattcacaaatattgattggtCTGTCTCATAccataaaatacaaattaattcATGAGTGGTATTTTGCTTTATAATATAACAGAAATACAGGATTAGAAGGATTAGTAATTAATATGGCTATTGTTATTAATGAAAAAGTTAAGAGATCATCCGACTGTAAAGAAGAATACACACCAGGTTACCATATGCCAATGCACATTTTGGAACCAGACTCCATTGACTTAAATTATTTCCAAACAAACACTATTTAACTGCTGACTTTCTGTCTGCACTGTTAACACCAggcaacacatactgtacccTGCTATTAAATTAGACTCTAGTTGCATTATAACAGGGCAACTGATTAACAGTGTTTGATCTTTGATTTTCACAAAGAGGTCAAAGTCAAGGAAAAGTAGCATTTGATTGGCAGATACCCCTAGGCCTTTGTGGTGTGCCAAAGAGCAACAACATCAGACTTCCCTTTGTCACACAGCAGGAAGGAAAAACAGTTTTCATCCAAAAGGGCCGAAGCCCTTGTTTGCAAAATGGATTCAGTCTCTTCTGTATTTGGATCCTCTGTTCATTGGGTGGATGCTCAGAGTCTGCTCCTCTTCACTGTGGTCTTCTTCCTCATAGCAGATTATATCAAGAACCGCCGGCCAAGCAGCTTCCCTCCTGGACCCTGGGCATTACCTTTTGTGGGGAACATATTTACTGTGGACTTTAACAGGACCCACGAGGATCTGACTCAGGTATGAACAGAGGTTACATGTCAAATGTTAAAATTGTGTCACCATTGTTAATTGATAGGGTACATATTTTTGTCATTAAACTGTCCGATTCTTATTACACGTGTTAACCAAGATCTTCAGCTGCATGTTTTTTATTCCATCTCTTCATACTCTTTTTCCTGGCTGTACCCCATCTAGGCCTGTAGCTACCTTTACCATCAAACATCTTGAATATGTGGGAGTTATactattcctcctctctcacacctCTTTACAGTTAGCAGAGAGATATGGAGATGTGTACAGCCTGAGAATGGGTCAGACGTGGATGGTGGTGTTGAATGGGTTCCAGATCCTGAAAGAGGCTCTGGTGGTCCAGGGAGACAGCCTGGCAGACCGCCCAATACTTCCTCTCCAGGAGAAGATGATGCTTAGTCGAGGTGAGAGGACTTGTAATGCTGAGAAAATGTCCTCCCATGTGGGTAATATTAATGTAAGGAATATGTGTCTTTACACACAGTGGTACTGATTGTGAAGAATTATTAATTGTTGTTGGGTGGCACAagtgataaaataaatattcctacaatatcaaacaagcacagatcctgtacagacccacggcacgtgttcaattcaattcaatgcactgaagtattacgacacggttatcggttaaataattccacgaacgtcacttagataccacaggtGATAACGTTATgtaacgttaaagtttatagggcaacggaagacgtggatgtaggtaaattaacggcagagagtagggctcggtgtgtgtgggagcaatgctcggctagcgCAACAcatttatcggttaaattacttATTCCACCAGCgtcacataccacaggtaataacgttacctatcGTTatggtttgcaggacagcagaagatgtggatatctgtaaattgacggcaaagagtgtggctctgtgtgagatccaatatggcattatcagtgtatgggagtcaatgtggcatttagcccataggcaagaggccatctcttagtcaaagatgccctctagaggccatctcacaaagtgacatctcactaagcgttacctgactgactgactgactgactgacctgaattttcctcatgatgccctcggctgcggcGTAAGAAAAATCAGTCTCATATCAGTCTCATAAAGTTAACTTGGAATATCAACTAATAattgaataattattattgaaattTCAATATTAATAGTTCATCTACAATGCACACAGAGGCTAATCTTGTGTATCGACAGTTCTCCACACAGTATTTTGTGACTGTTGTGGTTAATAATACCGTATCCATAGGAAAGCATTGATGAATGAATATACTGTTTATTACATTGCTCTGTCTCCCAGTCAATGTGACAGTTGACACAATGTGCGGTTGTTTGCACTTTCAAGAAGGTTAAAAACTTGCCTTTGCTAATGTAAATTTTTCTGACTTGGCACTTGGAAGTGTGGAGAACAGACAACCATTCTTTAACCTTTGGGAAatatctgtatttatgtgttgtgTGCACGCATCTTTGTCTTCCTATTTTCATTTGAACCTGTTGTTTAAGATATATCTATGTCATCTTTAAGATAAgcacacttttgttttcaaatagtTTTCAATAGCGCCTTAAAACTTATTGATGAATGTTTACATTAGTCATGTACACTGAATATACCAAATgctagggacatcttcctgatatttagttgcagccccttttgcacaattcacatctcagttgtctcagagcttaaaaatccttctctaactcgtctacctctctttatctatatctcctcctttgtgattggtatagatttaataagagaaatcaataaggggcaatggctttcacctggat
Coding sequences:
- the uqcrh gene encoding cytochrome b-c1 complex subunit 6, mitochondrial isoform X3: MVFEEKMIMNGEPDDDPLETMRQKCEDAEHCVHTRERLEQCETRVGSRSATQEDCTEELFDFLHARDHCVAHKLFHSVK
- the uqcrh gene encoding cytochrome b-c1 complex subunit 6, mitochondrial isoform X2, with the protein product MVFEEKMIMNGEPDDEEEEEEEEEEDMVDPLETMRQKCEDAEHCVHTRERLEQCETRVGSRSATQEDCTEELFDFLHARDHCVAHKLFHSVK
- the uqcrh gene encoding cytochrome b-c1 complex subunit 6, mitochondrial isoform X1; amino-acid sequence: MVFEEKMIMNGEPDDEEEEEEEEEEEDMVDPLETMRQKCEDAEHCVHTRERLEQCETRVGSRSATQEDCTEELFDFLHARDHCVAHKLFHSVK